CGGTAACTTCAACTATGCCGGTAGAAGGACGGACAAATTCTTTCATGGGGAGCCCTTCGTGGATAGCCCGCATGTACTCCACCCACACGGGACCCGCAATACTTTCTCCCGTTTGGGTGACACCGAGGGAATTCCCTGGCTTGTCAAAGCCAAACCACACGGCGGTACTGTAATAGGGACTATAACCGACAACCCATACATCGGCCCAGTTCTGGGTGGTTCCTGTCTTAGCTGCCACAGGAATGGTATAGCGCTTCCCGCTGCTATCGGTATAGGTGAACTTTGTTCCCCGGGCAGTTCTATAAGAAAGGGTTCCTGATTCCACGGTTTTTCGTAATAGACTCGTCATGATATACGCATTCTGCGGACTGATAAGCTGGGTGGCGCTGCCCCGACGCTTTTGTTGGAGCCGCAGTTCTTTTTCGGGGTCTAAAATTACTTTACCGTTACGGTCTTCCACGGCCCGAATCGCAATAGGGGTAACTTCTCGCCCCTGATTGGCGAATACCGCAAAGGCCCGGGCCATCTGTAGGGGGGAAACGCCGATAATACCCAGTCCGAGGGGATACACCCGGGGGAAGACCCGGGCCTTTTCTTTGGGGTCCGTAATGCCAAGCAAGAGGGCTGCCCGATCAATGGCTGCATCGAATCCAATCGTATCAAGGATCTTCAGGGAAGGCACATTTAAAGAAAGGGCCAGGGCCCGCCATACAAGGACCGGGCCATACCAGTTTCCTTTATAGTTCTGCGGAAGATAGGGGGTGCCATCTTCGTTATAAAAAACGATAGGAGCGTCATATATCAAAGTCGCAGGAGTAATCTTTCGGGTATCGATAGCCGCGGAGTAATAGAGGGGTTTGAAAGAACTTCCTGGCATCACCTTTGCCTGAACTGCTCGAATTAGCTGGTTGGATTGGTCATACTTGGATCCACCTACAAGGGCTTTGATGTATCCTGTCTCGTTTTCTATGGTGATAAGAGCACCTTCGACGGTATTTTTTTCCGCCATTGCCTTAAGTTGCGCATAGGCTGTATTGGTAAGGGGCTTAAGTTCCTGGACATTGAACATCAGGGCAAGCACATCTATTACGGGGTTTACGCGCTCACTATATCGACCCATGACGCGATTCTCTACTTGAGCTTCCCCTGCGCTGTTTATCTCATCAATTCCAAAGGCGAGAGATAAGAGCTGAACAATGGGAATGTACAGATTTTCTGCTGTTGTAAGACGGGTGCTCTGGGTTTTTTTAAACTCCTCGTTTGCATTTGCGAGCCCTAGGGCCATCTGTCGATCCGCTACGGCCTGAAAGTTAAGATCCAGCGTGGTATGGACCACAAAACCGTCCTTGTAAATGTCCATACTGCCATACAACATTTGTTCAAGCTGACGCCGTACATATTCACTGAACCAGGGAGCTTTATCGGAGCGGGAAAAATACGCGGAGGTTGAAACACGGGTATAGTCATAGTTATCCCAGTATTCATTAAAGGATCGCTCCGCTTCCTCTTTTGTTACGTACCCCAGGGATACCATTTTATCCAAAACCGCTTTTTGTCGGTCCCGGGCTATGTTGGGATTATCCAGGGGGTTATAGCGGGCAGGACTAGAAAGCTGAATAACCAGGATCGCCGCTTCTGCCAGGGTAATGTCCCGAACGCTGTGGCCAAAATAGAATTTGCTGGCCGCTTCAACGCCATAGGTACCGGCTCCCATGTACATCTTGTTGAGGTAAAGCTCGAGAATCTCGTTTTTTGTATACCGCCGTTCTAATTGCAGGGCCCACCAGAGTTCCCGTAGTTTTCGCATGATCGTTCGTTCCGAACGGTCCGCATACAGGGTTCCTGCAAGCTGCTGGGTAATGGTAGAGCCTCCGCCAAGATTTTTCCCGATAATTTGACCCACGAGGGCCCGCATAATAGCTTTAATGCTGAACCCATGGTGATGGTAAAAATCGGGGTCTTCCCGGGCCAGGACCGCCTGGATGAGGTGGGGCGGCACATCCTGAAGGCTGATGATTTCCCGTTTTTCTTCTGCAGAAAATTCGGTTATAAGATTCCCGTTGATATCAAGCACCTTTGTAGGAAGGGCCGGAGTGAATTCTGTGAAATTTTCTATATTCTTTACGTTGATGGTTTCTGCCAGAAAGAGCCCCATGCCAAGACCTAAAAAGATAGCACTCCCGATGATAAGTACCAGTAGAACTTTGAACCACCGGGAAGAGGGGCTGGATTTTTTCGATGTGGACGTCATGAACTAGAGCCTACGGAAGCACGTCGTTTTTGTCAAGCAAGGGACGGGATAAAAAAAGAGGCTGTCCTG
The sequence above is drawn from the Treponema sp. J25 genome and encodes:
- a CDS encoding PBP1A family penicillin-binding protein; this translates as MTSTSKKSSPSSRWFKVLLVLIIGSAIFLGLGMGLFLAETINVKNIENFTEFTPALPTKVLDINGNLITEFSAEEKREIISLQDVPPHLIQAVLAREDPDFYHHHGFSIKAIMRALVGQIIGKNLGGGSTITQQLAGTLYADRSERTIMRKLRELWWALQLERRYTKNEILELYLNKMYMGAGTYGVEAASKFYFGHSVRDITLAEAAILVIQLSSPARYNPLDNPNIARDRQKAVLDKMVSLGYVTKEEAERSFNEYWDNYDYTRVSTSAYFSRSDKAPWFSEYVRRQLEQMLYGSMDIYKDGFVVHTTLDLNFQAVADRQMALGLANANEEFKKTQSTRLTTAENLYIPIVQLLSLAFGIDEINSAGEAQVENRVMGRYSERVNPVIDVLALMFNVQELKPLTNTAYAQLKAMAEKNTVEGALITIENETGYIKALVGGSKYDQSNQLIRAVQAKVMPGSSFKPLYYSAAIDTRKITPATLIYDAPIVFYNEDGTPYLPQNYKGNWYGPVLVWRALALSLNVPSLKILDTIGFDAAIDRAALLLGITDPKEKARVFPRVYPLGLGIIGVSPLQMARAFAVFANQGREVTPIAIRAVEDRNGKVILDPEKELRLQQKRRGSATQLISPQNAYIMTSLLRKTVESGTLSYRTARGTKFTYTDSSGKRYTIPVAAKTGTTQNWADVWVVGYSPYYSTAVWFGFDKPGNSLGVTQTGESIAGPVWVEYMRAIHEGLPMKEFVRPSTGIVEVTVCTRSGLLPTSNCTDGLVTLPFLEGTQPTQYCDLHENLTSQRQWGLETLREDTIHLENSGILDQLRMPELNLDLLPPTPSNSSENSENSGESTPADGNISP